In the genome of Podospora pseudocomata strain CBS 415.72m chromosome 7, whole genome shotgun sequence, the window TTCGTGCGTCGAATAGGACTTTTCGGCGCGGGAACTTGGCGAGCTTTCCCAGTCGTCGGCCTCTATAAGTTCACCAGGTTAGAACAAGAGCCAGAGTGACGCGACGGCACGGTGTCACGTCGCTGAGGACATAAAACAGCCTAGAGTTGCAGATATGAGATGGTACGTACTGAGTGAAGTCAGTGTCAATCAAGAAAGATGTTTCGGCTGGTGCTGTCGGGGCCGCGtcgaggttgctgaggtccAGGTTCGGAATGCCATCTTCGTCGGTCGCAACAGCATATAGTTCGCGCAGCTTGCGCTTCCGCGACTGCACAATTGAGCTACACCAGGTTAATACCGACTTTTGCATATCAAAATGGTCGGAAAATTGAGCTCTATCGAATGCACCGCTACTTACCTCAAGCCCTCCCGTTTTGATCGCAGCAGCTTCGCGCGGTCGGCGGGACCGACCTCAGTCATGTCATCAGCGACCGCGACATCCGTTTTTAATCAAACGGATGTGATTATGGGCTTGAGCGAATTGAGCAGACCCAAAATGAGCGATAAGAAATGATGGAAATCACGGGCGTTGCGACTTTCAACACTGCGTCGATTGATTGAAATGGTCGCAAGGCAGAGGGTAAAATCTCTGTCGTGCCGGTTTGGGGGGCTATCAGATAATCCAGAGTCAAGAATGGGAATCGGGCAGCGGCTGGTGGGAATGATGCAGTAAGGGAATCGAAAAATGTTAAGCCGAGATGCATCAGCGCCTGAAGAAAGCGTGAACTCGCCGTTTGGAGAGGTGCTGACGACAGCTGCTGGGGCTGCATTAGAGGGGAAAAGGCCTGGAAAATCCACTAGATTGGGGCATCAACGCGGCAACAGCTTCTGAGTGAGTGAATAACACAGTGTGGATCCATCTTGCCACGGCAGCAAGGGTGTATTGGCGAGAAAGGCACGTCTGCCACTCTGCAGGCGATGCCAAGGAAGGGGGGGCCGCGGCGGCTGAAAGAACgctggaaggggatgagAGAGTGAAGAGAGTATGAAGAACTGCTTCTTCCTGGAATAAGAATCCAGTTGCTGCAGATACAGAGGACTTGCTGAATATCCCGTCATGCTGTACCAGAGCCTCGAGCCTCGAGGGAGCCATGATCATGTCTGGCCGCCTTGCCACCAGCCTGCCTTGGAGGCTCATGAACGTCCCTGCTCAGGGCTATCGACGGCTGATCTCGGCAGGTTGggatggtgtcgatgctgaaGCATGAGGTGTTCGAGGGCTGTAGTAACGAAAACAGAAGAAAAATCTGTGTCATGGGAAAAAGCAGCCGATCCGGTTGTGAAACCCAAAGTGTGGAGTGAGGAAAGTGTCAGCATCCTGAAGCTTGTTGGATGACATTCATGGATGTCTTTTCGGATAATAAGCTTTCTAAGCCATTCTGCCTGACCGATCAGGCATAAAGTACTACACGATGCGGCCCTCGGCACAGTCCCAATAGCAAACCTTACACATTGGCATTTGTAGGACCCACTTAAATGTTGGCGCATTTGTGCTCTAGTACCTCGACATCATCCACCTCTTCTTGACTTCGCATTCAACTTCCCAGTCACACAACCCCCTTGCCTTGCACAACATCAAAatgccttcaccacctccaaagaTTGCCATCTCTCTGGgaggcagcggcagcggctcTCAAATCAAAAAGCGCACCCGTCCCACCTTCGGCAAACGACACCGCGCCAGCGCAAATGACCAAAACTACGACGATTCCGACTCTGACAATTCCCAGAGCGACAATGGCCGCTCCGGCAGCAAGCGCAACGGTCGCGCCGAGACTATCCTGACCTATGGCGACGACGAGTTTACTTCTTCCTCATTCAGGTCTCGGAAGGACAGTCACAGGGGCAGCGACAGAGAAAGGGACAGTCGCAGAGACAGAGACGGCCacagagaaagagaaagagaaagagaaagatcCAGAGACAGGGAAAGATCCTCTCACAACCGGCGGCGACGAcgctccccctctccctcccaaaccaccgACCAGCAAGACTCCAAAAAGCCCGTCCAGTGGggcctcaccatcaaccccaaatccaccaactccagatcctcccccctcaagAGAAGCCCCTCTCCGGATCAGGCTTCAAAGCCCCCCAAATCTCTCAACGACGAAGCTCTCGAGTCCCTCCTCGGGGCATCATCTCAGcccaagaagcgcaagctcAATTTCGAATCAGAAGACCCAGACCGCGAACCCCAAGCAGAGGACTACGAGGCCGTGCCTATCGACGACTTTGGCGCGGCTTTGCTGCGCAACTTTGGCTGGAACGGCCAAATGCAGGGCAAGGTCAAAGAGGTGAAACGACATGCTGATCTCGCAGGCTTGGGCGCAAGAAACTTGAAAGCAGGCGAGGAGACGGGGACCTGGGACCCGAAGGCGGGAATGCACAAAAAGGATACGAGGCCGGTTCGTCTCAATGATTACcgcaaagaagaggaaaaaaagcGGCAGCGGCGTGAGGATCAACGCGGGCATAACAGTTACAGACGTGAGCTAGAGCGGGAAAGGGAGCAGGAACGTGAGCGAGGCCGAGACAGATGAAAAAGAACAGGGGCAGTTCCCCGTGGGAACGTCTATAAAATATGTCTAGGTCGAACTTTTGGTCATGATCCTCTTCCAAGTCCCAGGTCActcatatcatcatcataatGTATCTCGTTATTGTTTGTATGTCGTAGCTAATACATTCAGCAGGTACATGCTTCTACTGCGTGCTCTTTTGATCCCAGCTCCTCGGCTACATTTCGCCAcacgaaaagaaaaaagggtaTACTAAATAACACAATCATCCTCAAATACCGAAACGGGCATGTTAAACTTGGTCTCATTACAACAGCTTCGAGGTCCCCCTGGCACTCTGCCCTCGCCCTTGCACCATGTCTCTTCTCTCACTGCACCAATCATTGAGCCTTGCTCGAAACCGCATGTACTGAAAAAACACTATTCTGCGACGCGGTATTGGTCAACCGAGTGTTCTTCTCGCGATCTAGCTGCTCATATTGAGCAGCCGTGGCATTGCTGAACTGTCTTGCCGAAACACCGTGCTGGAACAAAATATCCAGAGAGCGAGCCGAGAGGCCGTTAGTCTCAGGGATGCGGAACCAAGTGTAGGTAGCACTAATGAGGCAAAGGACTGCGTAGACGAAGCCCGTCCGCGATCCGAGTCCCCAGCCGCCTTCACTAGGCGCGCTCAACATCTTGGGTGTCAAGAAGTGGTTGATCAGGTTGGATCCCAGGTATGCGCCGCGAGCTGCTGAGAGGGTGACAGCGCGGTAGCGAATAGACGGTATTTCAGATACAATTGAGTAGCAGATCGGGCCGACAGTAAGGTCGTACACCATGGTGTAGACGGTCAACACTCCACCAGCTGCCCATCCCGAGACGTTAGCTGGGGCGTAGGAAGCACCACCGCATGCCACCAGGAGTAACGCCATCACAAGGAGGCCGTAGAAGTAAATGGATCGCCGACCCATGtacgccatcaaccaccaggAGGCCAGTGTTCCAAGCAGTCCTGCAGCGGGCAAAGCCATGTTGACAGACAAAGACTGGCTGGCGTCCAACCCGGAATTCTCGAAAAGCTTGGGACCCCACGCAATGATGCTGGAGCCGCACATGGCCTGGATAGTCCACGCAATGCAGGCGATCTCGGTTCTCCGGGCGTCAGAGCCTTTGAGCATGAGCTTGATTCTCTCCCACTTGCCAAGCTGGGCGATCTCAGCGTCCTTCATATGTTCCTGCTGAATGGTGTGCTGCATTAGGGCAAGCTTCTCTTCGGCCATGCTCGGATCTCCTTTGCGAACTAGCTTAACGATCGCCTGCCGGCCACGGGCTATCTCACCCTTTTGGATGTACCAGTATGGAGACTCGGGGGCTAACCAAATACCAATGGCGAGCAGGAATGTGAAGATCCATTGAAGACCGAAAGGGATCCTGAAGGCCCATTCAGTGCGGAAAGCCACCGAGAAGCCCTTGATAGCTCCTGCTGACAGCAGCTGGCCAATAACCCAGCAAAGATTGTTCCACGTAGTCAAGATGGGACGAAGCTGAATAGTGGACACCTCGGAGGCGTAGGCAGGGCTGACGACCTGGAAGACACCCCATGGGATACCCTGGAGGAAGAACCCGACGCACAATATCATGATGTTGGGCGCGAAGAAAGGCATGGCGATGAGAGTGGCTGAGAAAATAAGCATCAGGAGTGTCGTCCACTTGTAACCGAACCATTTGGTACACGGCGTTGTAACAAAGATCCCGATGATGGAGCCAATCTGCGCCGTGAGCGGCAGAAGAACCTTCCAAATGTATTCAACCTAGAAACGAAACAACACATTAGTACACACCACATTGGCCAAACCACGGGGGCTTCTCCTAGGAAGCAAGCGACTCTTACCTCATATTTCCCATCGGCTGTTAGAACGCCGTACTTGCGGTTGAAGGGTTCCAGGGTAAAGAGGTATGTCATCAGGGCAAGACCGTAACCCTCCATTATGATGGTTCCGGAAAAGCCGATCGAATACATGATCAAGCGCCTGTCTGCCTTGAGGGCCTCGCCAAAAGTCATCTCTCTTTCACGCTGCTCAGCGGACTCGGCAAGCGTCACATTATAGAGCTCGACTTGGGCTGATTGTTCGGCATCATTGGCGTTTTTGGGCAAGCCACTCCCCAGCCCTGACTTTTGCTTGGACATGGTTGTCGattgtggtgttgctgtgggTGTAGACGGTGACAAGTCGCAGGTTGTATGGTATTGGGGTTTTGAAGTGAGGACTCAGCGAAGATAAACGACAGACTGTTTGGTCGAGCGGTACTGAGGTCAAAACTAGGAGCGGGAATAGGAGGGGAGATACAATAGGTAAACGGAGTTGAGGGGAGATAGAACTCAAAGTCAGAGACCGTCCTCTCAAGTTCTGGTGCTGATCAACCGCTGCGGGGGATTGGTTGATGATTCGACTGGGGGTGGCTGTTGGGGAAGGAGCGCGACTTCGTTCTTATACAAGGCCGGCGGCCGCAGCAGGGCAGAtacgatgacgatgacgattGGACAGGGCGGAGAAACGGAAGGTTCGAGGGTGTCCTGCTTGGATGACATGAGTGGCCATGTCATGAGGTGCCTGCCGTCTGGTTGAGTCCGGTCAAGCTTGAGACCGGTTTGCCCTTGGGGAACAGATGGCTCCTTCCTTGGGAGTCGCCCGGACGTGGGGTTAGGTTCTCGGTAACCTGGAACGGGGCCGAAAGGTTCTGCGCACCTGGGAGGCGGTTATTGGCTTCTGCTGAAGACTTCAGACGCGCCGTTGACACTGGCTAGGTAGTGGTGAAAGGGGCTCGGGGTCCAAGGAGGAGTCGGATTCCTCCTTGGATTCCGCCTTTCTGATGACCGGGCCGAACCTTAGCTACTTAGCTCAGTGCTTCTTTCGACATCACACGACTCACGAGATACATCTTGAAGATCCCTGTCGATCCTCGTGGGAGCGCCTCTTCAACTTAATCCCCTCATTCCTGGCGCTAGCAACTGTTGGGCTAACTAAAACGGATGCTGAACCGGCCATGAGACTTGTGGCCGATAGTTACCAGAACTGAGAATGGCCTCTATATTTTTAGTAACTACGAGTAGGAGTCTCACCAGTgagaggttggtgttttACCGTGAAGTGGACTATTAGTATGATGAAGATCCAACACTCTTGGGGCCGTAGTTGCTCTCCAGAGATGCCAGGTATCCGGTGGACGTTAAGAGATGCCCAAGGGGTGGTGACTTTCATAGCAATGGATCATGCGTCACCGTTCCCGGCTTACGGGGTGTTTATCCCTCGACGCCTCTGAACTTAGTTTTCGTCTACTGCGGGTGGCTTTCTGCTAGGTACCATGGTCAGTTCCTTGGTGGCTTAAGTTACCAACTGCAAGGTGGTCAGGTGGTGTATTATCCTTTGCCGATTATTTCAAAGGCACGACAATCGCGGTGATACTGGGTAATGGCTTAGAAATATTCCATCTCGGCTCCATGCCGGCTCCTTGGTCGGACAACGGTCAGATAATGGGCTCAGAATTGTGCCAACCGACGCATTTCCGTCCTTTTCAATTTCACAGCTCCCTAAGGCCATGGCCGTTATTATATTACCCAGTAACCACTACACGTTGAGAATGTTTCTAGGTTTTGGAGCACCCTATGGCACATGTATAATCCTGGATCATAGCTCACCTGTTTCTCGTGGGTCTATGGAGTAGCAGGTTTGAAGTATTACTTGAACCATAAGATTTGGTCAACATCTTGTAACGGGAATTTTGATCACTATCCAAGTCCCAACTCAAGCTTGCAAAAGAGACATTCATGATTGGCTTCCAGATGCTGTTGACATAGATGCCTGCTAATGGATATGAGCAAGGAGGGCCCCAAATGGCTCAAGCAAGCTTTGATCCGAATGTTTGACGGAACTTCTGTGCGATGTCAGTGTTGCTCTGCTTTCCCTTGCCCATCTAGTGGTGTATCACATGTGAAAGGCTATAAAGAAAACAATTGATTGCACTTTTAATTGGCCAGGGCTGGCACGACATCCATTGGACATGTCAGCAAAGAGCTGATAGTTCATATCCACCTGCTATAAACCATATACACACATAGACAGCTGTAGTCCATGGCACTTAAAGCTCATGAACATGTAGTCTAACAGCACATAGTGAAAATCACTGCCGCGAACGTGTAAAGTTCCCAGGTAGGCGCACGGCCTGTCCCAATTGGTGTTTCAGTGCATGCCTCCAAGATGGGATTGTTGAGATTGTTGAGCAGAAGCAGATGACGTGGAGATTTTGATGCACCTCACCTTAACGGGGAACAGACCGCAAGACAGGGTGGTGGAAGCAACCTGGTCAAGTGGTGGTGAATTTAAGAAACGGTTACCAAACCGGGGCCAAGAAGCTGAAAATGCTTGTTCGCTCTGGCCAGAGCTTTGGCCAACCAggatgaaggagatgagCTGGACAGGAGAGGGCTTGATGCCAGGGTGAAAACAAAACAGCTGCGGGCGAGATTGCTGAGATTTGGAGATTTGCTTGCCGTGCCAAGACACAGTGGGAACACCCCAGGAAACACCCCACAGCGTCTGCCAGCTCGCTTCTCACCGCCAAAAGGTCCAGGGGACTGGGGTCTGGTGGACTGGGCACCTCCTTTCTCCTGGCCTGTCAAAAACTACAAACCAAGCTGTGTGTTGTGGACAAAGCTCCCACAACTTCTCTCCCCCTCGAActtccttcctccctccctgcCCGCAGAACAGTCACCAGTCCACCCGTCCAACTGCAAGCATTTGGACTCCGGACTGCAACTGTTGCAGCTGTTGCAAACATGTCGAAACCAGACGCTGCCAACGGCAATGGCACCGCCCTCAACTTTAAGTTCATTGAGACGCCCAAGGCCGGTCCTTTCACCTTTGAGAAGTCGGAGGACTGTGGTGTCCGCACCACCTCGGTGAGTAGTTCTGGAGACCTGTTGGCCTGTTCATCCGATCCAATTGGCCCCCCAATTGGCTTGGGATGAACCCAATTCACAGCTATCTAACGTGTTCGTATCCGTCTCCAGTACCCGACCATCAAGAATGCCCCTCTGCCTGCCGATGCCGCTGGCACAGATGCCTTCTCCAACGCCgccctcttttctctcctgaTCGGTGTCCCCTGGTACTTCTCATGgaaggttggtggtggcctgAAGACaaccatcttcttcgccctcatcacctccctgCCCATCATCTCTGGTTTCTGGCTGGCCACCTCGACCCTTGCCCCCCGCAAGAATGAGAAGGCCAAGTTCCCCGGCCGCCCTGTCGAGCACTACCTCACCTTCAAGAAGCCCGAGGATAAGGCCAAGTATGCTGGCAAGAACAAGATCCCCATGGAGACCTTCCATGAGATGTACTTTGATGGCGAGGTTGACTTCAACGGTGACTGCCTTGAGGTTTTGGAGTACCGCCACGACTGGGCCAGCTTCCGCTTCACTCTCAGCTTGGTCAAGTTCTTCTTCACTGGCATGATTCCCGAGGTCATTATGCACACTCGCTCTCAGGGTATGATTGCTACTATCGGCTTGGTCTTCAGACTTTCGCTAACATGCCCGACCTATCAGATGAGGAGCAGGTCCGTGACCACTACGACCGCGGTGATGACTTTTACGGCTGGTTTCTCGGCCCGCGTATGATCTACACTTCTGGTATCATTGCCGACATCAACAAGGAGGAGTCTTTGGAGCAGCTCCAGGACAACAAGCTTGCTGTTGTTTGCGAAAAGAttgagctcaagaaggacgagaagCTTCTCGACATCGGCTGCGGCTGGGGCACTCTTGCCCGCTTCGCCAGTGTCAActatggcgccaagaccaccggTATCACTCTCGGCCGCAACCAGACTGCTTGGGGCAACAAGGCTTTGCGCAATGCTGGCATTCCCGAGGACCAGAGCAAGATTCTGTGCATGGACTACCGTGATATCCCCGTCCCTGAGGGTGGCTACAGCAAGATTACCTGCTTGGAGATGGCCGAGCACGTTGGTGTCCGCCACTTCCACGGTTTCCTCAAGCAGGTTCACAACATgctcgacgacgatggtatcttcttcttgcagaTTGCTGGTCTCCGTAAGCACTGGCAGTTTGAGGATCTCATCTGGGGTCTTTTCATGAACAAGTACATCTTCCCCGGCGCCGATGCCTCTACCCCTCTCGGCTGGTTCGTTGACCGCTGCGAGGGCGCTGGCTTCGAGGTCAAGAGCGTTGATACCATTGGTGTTCACTACTCTGGTACTCTCTGGAGATGGTACAGGAACTGGATGGCCAACCAGGACAAGGTTGTTGCCAAGTACGGCAAGAGATGGTTCCGCGTAAGTTTATGACTACTCCTAGCTTTCCGGGTCTGAATGTATCTTGCTAACTTTTGAAATCCTAGATCTGggagttcttccttgcctACTCTACCATCATCTCTCGCCAGGGTTCCGCCACTTGCTACCAGATCGTTCTCCACAAGAACGACAACGGCTTCCACCGCATCGAGGGCACTCCTTCTCAGCTTGGTCTCCACGGCGCTCTGGCCAATACCAAGGCTGACCTGACCGCCTGGGCTGCTCGTGAGGCTTCCGAGTTTCCCCAGGTGCCTGCCAACTAAGTCGGGTGTGTTGACGGGAGGTAATGACACATCATGACTTTCTTTTTTCGCGGTAGCGATGCGATTAGCGATTGCATTTTCACGTTTCGTTGGTCACTCTTGGTCATCGGCTATCAAAAAGAAACAGGGTTATATAGGGTTTTCcaaaaaggaggggggacGATACGTGTGATCGTGTATGATGAAAAAGGAAGTTGATAATCATATAGGGATAGATCATGGGAAATACCCTGGTGGATGGGTTCAGGGGTTTAGGGCTGGCTGGTGTTTTGGATGCTGTATGTAGTATTCGTTGCTGCCGAACAGGTTTTAGACAAAATGGATATTATTACGGCATAGTGTTGTTTTCTGGAGCTCGTGTGACGCATAAGAAGAGTCAGCTTTCAGGTAATGTTGACACCTTGCTCTCCTAAAGGACAAGAACTCCACACTGGTGTTTTGCCACTGATTTCACTACGTGTGGAAAAAGAGGGATGGATACCCTGGTTGAGCTGTGCTCGACTGATAGAGGATTCATATGCAATTGAGGGGATTCCCAAGCCACACGATATCGAAACTACGATATGAAGTTAAAGGGACTGTGGGGGTCCTGTGTGTTCATGTCGAGGGGGGTGCCTGTAGTAGGTAGCCTTTGCATTTCCACATAGTAGAACAGACTTTCTGGTTGCAGTAgtcccttctccaccaagtAACtggtatcatcatcaacctaGGTATATACAAATATCTTACCacttttcccccctttccttaACGAATAGGCAGGTTCCCCTTCACTCCTCAAACCCAATCGGCACCAACGCGGCAgccacatcccccacccccctctccgtcGCCAAAAGGTTGTACTGGCTCGCCGCGTTTCTCGTGTCTAACACCTCGACCCTCATGCCCATCTCGCCGATCGCCTGTCGCGTCTTTGGGCTGATGGGCCTGTTATATTTACCCACTCCTAGGATCAGGAGATCTATCTCATTCAACCGTTAGCACCTCTCCCTTACTTTTTCCAGTATGTCTGAGAGACGTACCAGGCCTAGGCCAAACAAcactcaacacccccaaactcTCGGGGTCAATCTCCCACTGCCACTTGCTGTTGAtcatcttttttcttgttcctTTCCCGTCTTTGGTAAGCCATGGTTTCCACTCAAACGCCTCCCCGCCTATGAGCAAGGCCCCGCTGCCGTTGGTGATTTGCACCCCagagttgagggagaagccGTCGTGGTGGCAGACGTCGATGGAGGTGGACGGGACGGGGGTGTTGCCTAGCACGTCAAGGCTGGAGAAGTCGGTagtcggggaggaggtcgggACTGGCTCGTTGTTGTGCGCTAGGGGGGCACCGCCTTTGGAGAGggtgcgggagggggaggagaagaagcaagcGGCGGATATTCTGGGAGTTGTTGTGAAGTAGCTGAGGAGGGATGgtctggaggtggtgatgcgACGGAGAGTGGTAAGCCTTCGCGCGGGGGCGGAAAGGGATATGGAGGGTGAGAACGTCGCCATTGTGGTCTGTTAAAGTAAGTTTTATGACATGCGCACCGATTTGGAGCTGGCGCggggtagtggtggtgctgttgtaCGCTCTGCCGTTGGAGGTTGCAGAGACGTTTTGACTTGGAGGAGCTCTCCTCGATTGGAAATAATTTGGGCGGAGCTCGACGTCACTTGCAGGGGTCTTGAAAGCGTGGGTTGGGCaacaggaaaagaaagacgAGACACTTTGGcgttggagaagacgggAGACAGCTTGCAATCATTGAACATTTTCGATTCCTTTGCCATCTCCCAACGCCCTCTGTCCCGTTCTCCATGAAAGGCACAGATTAATCAGAAACCTCAAAAGACCCTCAAAGTCTCCTCAtaacaccaaaaaaaattGGGCGAACTTTGTGCTGAATTCCGTCTCGTCGTCTAGCGGCTCAGCAATGGGGCGCTGAGAACCTCCCGCAGCTATGGGGGAATCACGCAAATACCATATCCCACTACTCCCCATGAAAAAAGCAGCCTGAAGTCCATTTCCATTTGCGAACCTCATTCCTGAGTCGAAAGCAGCCCTAACAACAGAGACAGCCAAAACCCGGGCTGTACGTGTACGGCATGCAGCCCTTTTCCCGTGAAGCAATGAGACCATCAAACTAGCACCGTCCGCCCAGACCTGACCCGAGTAAAAGATTGTCGCATTtatttcttcttgtcggcgGCGGTCTGCTCCTTCAGCACCTTCTTGACGATCTTCTGCTCCTCAATGAGGAAAGCACGGACGATACGGTCACGGACGCAGTTGCCGCATCTTGAGCCACCGTACGCGCGCTGGACggtcttcttgggcttggagatCTGGGCATACTCCTTGGGGCGGAGGGCGGGGATCTGTAAATCAGTCCTGTCAGTATTTCGTCCGTCTTTGCTACGAGATCCCCTGCAACACAAACGAATCCGCCCTCAAATTCCCCTTCGTCGGTTTCGTGGGCTGTCGGCGGGCCTCGGGTGGTGTGTTGAAAAGCAAACTGAGGTATGAAGTCGAAATGCAGCACAGGAGTTGCGTTTGTTGGAGATGCTCAAGTCGGGGTCGAATCGTTACGGGCGTCGTTTGTCATACGAAGTTTGTATCGAATAATTCAAAAGGTCGATGGAATCGTGGTTTGCTGCTCTACCCATTTTCCCTTTCTCGAACCATTCCTTTCCCCATTCGTGTAGCACTAAAGATTCGAATAAAACTTACACCAGGGAGTTTGATGCCGCAGTCGCCACACTTGGGGGCAGTGCCGCGCTTCTTGATGTGAAGAACACGGAGCTCACCACCGGGAGTCTTGACAACCCGCGTCCGGTTGGACGAGGTGTTGTAGCTGCAAAGAGAAGCTCGAGTCAGCCAAATTATTCTTCCCCGATTTCCAGGTCCACGGTCGGGACAAGACGAATTGATTCGGGGCGACTCACGGGTTCCGGCGACGGTAGGTGACTCTGTTGTTGGCCATTGCTGCGGTGATGTCGCTGTCGTGATGTTTCCGTCGACTCGATCACGGTGTGCTTGGTGGATGAATTTTGAGGGACAGTTTGGAAATTTCTGTGTGGGCGCAAATCCAGGCCCCACCAATTCTCCGGCTTCGAGGGTTGGCAGTTGGCAGCTTGATGCAACGGCTGCCCACGCACTGGCCAAGCCACGAAAGCTGACATAACCGTGTGGCTAGTGCGGGGCTGTCATCTATCTTAacagcaccaacaccacttgggctcaacctccaacttcACTATCATCTCCGTTGCTCACAAGTGAATCGTGGGGAGCTCTAGAAACAAGACTGAATAACTATTCCCAAGACATGATATTCCTCACTGGACCAGCCAACTCCAAACTCCAATATGGCATATTAAAACCCCGCTTCCATACATGTTATTCCgtcttcaccctcttccgATCAGGATCACCCCAAAAAGGATCATCCACTGCTCGCCATTGTTTGATGCCTTTGGGATCTCTTTTTTGACTGGCGTTAACTCTGTTCCATATAGCCTTGGTCTCCGGGCTGCCCAAGGCATCGCGGAAGCTGCCCAGCTCTTTGGTTGTAGAATCAACAGACTGCATAAAGGCGCCATACATGGCCTCGGCTAGATGTTATGGGTGACTATGGTCAGAATACGAAAAGGAGGGTTGAgcaggggttggaggggggcaTACGGGAGGGTTGTTTGGTATTCAGCGGCTCCAGCATGCGCGGAAGCGCCGAGCGAAGCCGTCGAAGCTGTATCCGACGTTAGAATATACCCCCGGATCACAACGAGTAAGTTAACCAGTGTGCATAACTTGCCTTGAGATGCAGCTGGTTCAAGTGATAGAGTgcatcctccagcttctcctcctcctgctgcgcGCTGTctttggctggctgggcctGGGTTGAATGATTGCTGGCCATTTCTGCTATTTCCAGGGTGCCGCCTCTCGTTTCACCGACAGTGATGGATGCAAGGCACAGACCGACGGTGAGTTGAAGCTCTTGAGAGCTCACTTTGATGAGGGGTGGGAGCGAGATGAGGGGGCCGCAACGGCTGCAGATATTATGTATCCGAATATGAATGTTTACATGAGGTAGGCTTTCATCCAGAATCCCCTAACATGGAGCAATCAACCAGAGATGAATCAATGGAAGACGGCGGGGGAGACGATGCAGCATGATTTGCTGCGAGGCTGACAGACCTCACTCATGCTGCCGCTGTTGGCTCGGCTGCTACCAAGAGCCAGCAAAGCTTGGCAAACAAGCTTTttgcctccctcttcagGAACACGCACAGCACAGGGAGTCTGGCTGTGGCTGAAAATGCATTTGCATACCTTATTATGGTGGATGGTC includes:
- a CDS encoding hypothetical protein (EggNog:ENOG503Q3C3; COG:S) translates to MPSPPPKIAISLGGSGSGSQIKKRTRPTFGKRHRASANDQNYDDSDSDNSQSDNGRSGSKRNGRAETILTYGDDEFTSSSFRSRKDSHRGSDRERDSRRDRDGHRERERERERSRDRERSSHNRRRRRSPSPSQTTDQQDSKKPVQWGLTINPKSTNSRSSPLKRSPSPDQASKPPKSLNDEALESLLGASSQPKKRKLNFESEDPDREPQAEDYEAVPIDDFGAALLRNFGWNGQMQGKVKEVKRHADLAGLGARNLKAGEETGTWDPKAGMHKKDTRPVRLNDYRKEEEKKRQRREDQRGHNSYRRELEREREQERTCFYCVLF
- a CDS encoding hypothetical protein (EggNog:ENOG503NUVA; COG:P) — encoded protein: MSKQKSGLGSGLPKNANDAEQSAQVELYNVTLAESAEQREREMTFGEALKADRRLIMYSIGFSGTIIMEGYGLALMTYLFTLEPFNRKYGVLTADGKYEVEYIWKVLLPLTAQIGSIIGIFVTTPCTKWFGYKWTTLLMLIFSATLIAMPFFAPNIMILCVGFFLQGIPWGVFQVVSPAYASEVSTIQLRPILTTWNNLCWVIGQLLSAGAIKGFSVAFRTEWAFRIPFGLQWIFTFLLAIGIWLAPESPYWYIQKGEIARGRQAIVKLVRKGDPSMAEEKLALMQHTIQQEHMKDAEIAQLGKWERIKLMLKGSDARRTEIACIAWTIQAMCGSSIIAWGPKLFENSGLDASQSLSVNMALPAAGLLGTLASWWLMAYMGRRSIYFYGLLVMALLLVACGGASYAPANVSGWAAGGVLTVYTMVYDLTVGPICYSIVSEIPSIRYRAVTLSAARGAYLGSNLINHFLTPKMLSAPSEGGWGLGSRTGFVYAVLCLISATYTWFRIPETNGLSARSLDILFQHGVSARQFSNATAAQYEQLDREKNTRLTNTASQNSVFSVHAVSSKAQ
- the MT2 gene encoding Sphingolipid C9-methyltransferase 2 (EggNog:ENOG503NUUX; COG:M), coding for MSKPDAANGNGTALNFKFIETPKAGPFTFEKSEDCGVRTTSYPTIKNAPLPADAAGTDAFSNAALFSLLIGVPWYFSWKVGGGLKTTIFFALITSLPIISGFWLATSTLAPRKNEKAKFPGRPVEHYLTFKKPEDKAKYAGKNKIPMETFHEMYFDGEVDFNGDCLEVLEYRHDWASFRFTLSLVKFFFTGMIPEVIMHTRSQDEEQVRDHYDRGDDFYGWFLGPRMIYTSGIIADINKEESLEQLQDNKLAVVCEKIELKKDEKLLDIGCGWGTLARFASVNYGAKTTGITLGRNQTAWGNKALRNAGIPEDQSKILCMDYRDIPVPEGGYSKITCLEMAEHVGVRHFHGFLKQVHNMLDDDGIFFLQIAGLRKHWQFEDLIWGLFMNKYIFPGADASTPLGWFVDRCEGAGFEVKSVDTIGVHYSGTLWRWYRNWMANQDKVVAKYGKRWFRIWEFFLAYSTIISRQGSATCYQIVLHKNDNGFHRIEGTPSQLGLHGALANTKADLTAWAAREASEFPQVPAN
- a CDS encoding hypothetical protein (EggNog:ENOG503P7S4; COG:S), which encodes MATFSPSISLSAPARRLTTLRRITTSRPSLLSYFTTTPRISAACFFSSPSRTLSKGGAPLAHNNEPVPTSSPTTDFSSLDVLGNTPVPSTSIDVCHHDGFSLNSGVQITNGSGALLIGGEAFEWKPWLTKDGKGTRKKMINSKWQWEIDPESLGVLSVVWPRPDLLILGVGKYNRPISPKTRQAIGEMGMRVEVLDTRNAASQYNLLATERGVGDVAAALVPIGFEE
- a CDS encoding hypothetical protein (EggNog:ENOG503P8HZ), with the protein product MASNHSTQAQPAKDSAQQEEEKLEDALYHLNQLHLKATEAMYGAFMQSVDSTTKELGSFRDALGSPETKAIWNRVNASQKRDPKGIKQWRAVDDPFWGDPDRKRVKTE
- the RPL34B gene encoding 60S ribosomal protein L34B (COG:J; EggNog:ENOG503P2ZU); the protein is MANNRVTYRRRNPYNTSSNRTRVVKTPGGELRVLHIKKRGTAPKCGDCGIKLPGIPALRPKEYAQISKPKKTVQRAYGGSRCGNCVRDRIVRAFLIEEQKIVKKVLKEQTAADKKK